The following proteins come from a genomic window of Crassostrea angulata isolate pt1a10 chromosome 1, ASM2561291v2, whole genome shotgun sequence:
- the LOC128188769 gene encoding potassium voltage-gated channel protein Shaw-like isoform X3, with the protein MDNFRRSIFAPKTSIIPIPQSRRNENKIVLNVGGVRFETYKTTLKSIPDTRLSWLSDSTGNTPEFDPVSGEFFFDRHSGMFHMILNYYRTGKLHIPMDVCGPAFEEELAYWGLDENQIEPCCWNTYRAHRDAQQTLAEFEGHDPEGESDDEEESAMRERFGISEDFVEVKKSTWERWKIRIWNIVDAPRTNLLSRIFAIVSVFFIILSIASFCLETHSKFRYDISSNSSGEPRTIVEQVRNTRPHVLFQVLEYMCMVFFTFEVTVRFISCPNKSKFIKDFYNWIELFSVIPFYSLIIANCISPAFMTTDIGIFINAMRFIRIFRILKLTRYFSSLKVIGHTIRASAKELLLLFLVLIIGVLIFGVLIYFAEQIQEDTQNDFSDIPISFYWAVETMTTLGYGDIVPRTMTGYIIGCACAVCGLLMLSLPVPIIVSNFTLYYTHAQAKMKLPKKNKNILVGAANALKESSFGTVTPVESNGSAGGECCKESRRNSNDSALGSCNSTGTGSLRLTPAKRRSITVF; encoded by the exons ATGGATAACTTTAGACGGTCAATCTTTGCTCCCAAAACGTCCATCATACCTATTCCGCAGTCCAGGCGGAACGAGAACAAAATTGTGCTCAATGTCGGAGGAGTCAGGTTCGAAACCTACAAAACGACGTTAAAGAGCATCCCTGACACCCGACTGTCATGGCTGTCCGACTCCACCGGAAACACCCCGGAGTTCGACCCGGTATCCGGAGAATTCTTCTTCGACAGGCATTCCGGCATGTTCCACATGATCTTAAACTATTACCGCACGGGGAAGCTGCATATCCCTATGGACGTATGCGGCCCTGCATTCGAGGAGGAACTAGCTTATTGGGGCCTGGACGAGAACCAGATAGAACCATGCTGCTGGAACACGTACCGGGCCCATAGAGACGCCCAGCAGACCCTGGCGGAGTTCGAGGGCCACGACCCAGAGGGCGAGAGTGACGACGAGGAGGAATCGGCGATGAGGGAGAGGTTCGGTATCTCGGAGGACTTTGTGGAGGTCAAGAAGTCAACCTGGGAGAGGTGGAAAATCCGGATCTGGAATATCGTGGACGCACCAAGGACAAACCTACTGTCACGT aTATTTGCCATCGTGTCTGTGTTCTTCATCATTTTGTCCATTGCATCGTTCTGTCTTGAAACTCACTCCAAGTTCCGCTACGACATTTCCAGTAACAGTTCCGGAGAACCCCGGACGATCGTAGAGCAGGTCCGGAACACCCGTCCCCATGTCCTGTTTCAGGTTCTGGAGTATATGTGTATGGTATTCTTTACATTTGAAGTGACCGTCCGATTTATATCTTGTCCAAACAAATCAAAGTTCATCAAAGACTTCTACAACTGGATTGAGCTGTTTTCTGTGATTCCATTTTACTCTCTTATCATCGCGAATTGCATATCACCTGCCTTTATGACCACAGATATAGGAATTTTCATAAATGCCATGCGTTTCATTCGGATTTTCCGTATCCTGAAACTGACACGTTATTTCAGCAGCCTTAAAGTCATTGGACATACAATAAGAGCAAGTGCCAAAGAGTTGCTCCTGTTGTTCCTGGTTCTCATCATTGGAGTTCTAATTTTCGGTGTGTTAATCTACTTCGCAGAACAAATCCAAGAGGACACCCAGAATGACTTTTCAGACATTCCAATCAGTTTTTACTGGGCCGTGGAGACCATGACCACACTTGGTTACGGTGATATCGTGCCGAGAACTATGACCGGCTATATCATTGGATGCGCGTGCGCGGTTTGTGGTCTCTTGATGCTATCTCTTCCGGTCCCCATCATTGTGAGCAATTTTACACTATATTACACCCATGCACAGGCCAAAATGAAATTGccaaagaaaaataagaatattctTGTCGGCGCCGCCAACGCTTTAAAAGAGAGTTCGTTTGGGACAGTGACCCCGGTGGAAAGTAACGGGTCTGCAGGAGGGGAGTGTTGTAAAGAGTCCAGGCGGAACAGTAACGACAGTGCCCTGGGCAGCTGCAATAGTACGG GAACTGGTTCCCTGCGATTGACACCTGCCAAGCGACGTTCCATCACCGTGTTTTGA
- the LOC128188769 gene encoding potassium voltage-gated channel protein Shaw-like isoform X4 — MDNFRRSIFAPKTSIIPIPQSRRNENKIVLNVGGVRFETYKTTLKSIPDTRLSWLSDSTGNTPEFDPVSGEFFFDRHSGMFHMILNYYRTGKLHIPMDVCGPAFEEELAYWGLDENQIEPCCWNTYRAHRDAQQTLAEFEGHDPEGESDDEEESAMRERFGISEDFVEVKKSTWERWKIRIWNIVDAPRTNLLSRIFAIVSVFFIILSIASFCLETHSKFRYDISSNSSGEPRTIVEQVRNTRPHVLFQVLEYMCMVFFTFEVTVRFISCPNKSKFIKDFYNWIELFSVIPFYSLIIANCISPAFMTTDIGIFINAMRFIRIFRILKLTRYFSSLKVIGHTIRASAKELLLLFLVLIIGVLIFGVLIYFAEQIQEDTQNDFSDIPISFYWAVETMTTLGYGDIVPRTMTGYIIGCACAVCGLLMLSLPVPIIVSNFTLYYTHAQAKMKLPKKNKNILVGAANALKESSFGTVTPVESNGSAGGECCKESRRNSNDSALGSCNRTGSLRLTPAKRRSITVF; from the exons ATGGATAACTTTAGACGGTCAATCTTTGCTCCCAAAACGTCCATCATACCTATTCCGCAGTCCAGGCGGAACGAGAACAAAATTGTGCTCAATGTCGGAGGAGTCAGGTTCGAAACCTACAAAACGACGTTAAAGAGCATCCCTGACACCCGACTGTCATGGCTGTCCGACTCCACCGGAAACACCCCGGAGTTCGACCCGGTATCCGGAGAATTCTTCTTCGACAGGCATTCCGGCATGTTCCACATGATCTTAAACTATTACCGCACGGGGAAGCTGCATATCCCTATGGACGTATGCGGCCCTGCATTCGAGGAGGAACTAGCTTATTGGGGCCTGGACGAGAACCAGATAGAACCATGCTGCTGGAACACGTACCGGGCCCATAGAGACGCCCAGCAGACCCTGGCGGAGTTCGAGGGCCACGACCCAGAGGGCGAGAGTGACGACGAGGAGGAATCGGCGATGAGGGAGAGGTTCGGTATCTCGGAGGACTTTGTGGAGGTCAAGAAGTCAACCTGGGAGAGGTGGAAAATCCGGATCTGGAATATCGTGGACGCACCAAGGACAAACCTACTGTCACGT aTATTTGCCATCGTGTCTGTGTTCTTCATCATTTTGTCCATTGCATCGTTCTGTCTTGAAACTCACTCCAAGTTCCGCTACGACATTTCCAGTAACAGTTCCGGAGAACCCCGGACGATCGTAGAGCAGGTCCGGAACACCCGTCCCCATGTCCTGTTTCAGGTTCTGGAGTATATGTGTATGGTATTCTTTACATTTGAAGTGACCGTCCGATTTATATCTTGTCCAAACAAATCAAAGTTCATCAAAGACTTCTACAACTGGATTGAGCTGTTTTCTGTGATTCCATTTTACTCTCTTATCATCGCGAATTGCATATCACCTGCCTTTATGACCACAGATATAGGAATTTTCATAAATGCCATGCGTTTCATTCGGATTTTCCGTATCCTGAAACTGACACGTTATTTCAGCAGCCTTAAAGTCATTGGACATACAATAAGAGCAAGTGCCAAAGAGTTGCTCCTGTTGTTCCTGGTTCTCATCATTGGAGTTCTAATTTTCGGTGTGTTAATCTACTTCGCAGAACAAATCCAAGAGGACACCCAGAATGACTTTTCAGACATTCCAATCAGTTTTTACTGGGCCGTGGAGACCATGACCACACTTGGTTACGGTGATATCGTGCCGAGAACTATGACCGGCTATATCATTGGATGCGCGTGCGCGGTTTGTGGTCTCTTGATGCTATCTCTTCCGGTCCCCATCATTGTGAGCAATTTTACACTATATTACACCCATGCACAGGCCAAAATGAAATTGccaaagaaaaataagaatattctTGTCGGCGCCGCCAACGCTTTAAAAGAGAGTTCGTTTGGGACAGTGACCCCGGTGGAAAGTAACGGGTCTGCAGGAGGGGAGTGTTGTAAAGAGTCCAGGCGGAACAGTAACGACAGTGCCCTGGGCAGCTGCAATA GAACTGGTTCCCTGCGATTGACACCTGCCAAGCGACGTTCCATCACCGTGTTTTGA
- the LOC128188769 gene encoding potassium voltage-gated channel protein Shaw-like isoform X2 — protein sequence MDNFRRSIFAPKTSIIPIPQSRRNENKIVLNVGGVRFETYKTTLKSIPDTRLSWLSDSTGNTPEFDPVSGEFFFDRHSGMFHMILNYYRTGKLHIPMDVCGPAFEEELAYWGLDENQIEPCCWNTYRAHRDAQQTLAEFEGHDPEGESDDEEESAMRERFGISEDFVEVKKSTWERWKIRIWNIVDAPRTNLLSRIFAIVSVFFIILSIASFCLETHSKFRYDISSNSSGEPRTIVEQVRNTRPHVLFQVLEYMCMVFFTFEVTVRFISCPNKSKFIKDFYNWIELFSVIPFYSLIIANCISPAFMTTDIGIFINAMRFIRIFRILKLTRYFSSLKVIGHTIRASAKELLLLFLVLIIGVLIFGVLIYFAEQIQEDTQNDFSDIPISFYWAVETMTTLGYGDIVPRTMTGYIIGCACAVCGLLMLSLPVPIIVSNFTLYYTHAQAKMKLPKKNKNILVGAANALKESSFGTVTPVESNGSAGGECCKESRRNSNDSALGSCNKSPQSMKEQVGISVIFTNETPPGNTSPASSGSPGQKRKLSDIKEIPGRRCSSLEAPSPTIHRLNRSGTGSLRLTPAKRRSITVF from the exons ATGGATAACTTTAGACGGTCAATCTTTGCTCCCAAAACGTCCATCATACCTATTCCGCAGTCCAGGCGGAACGAGAACAAAATTGTGCTCAATGTCGGAGGAGTCAGGTTCGAAACCTACAAAACGACGTTAAAGAGCATCCCTGACACCCGACTGTCATGGCTGTCCGACTCCACCGGAAACACCCCGGAGTTCGACCCGGTATCCGGAGAATTCTTCTTCGACAGGCATTCCGGCATGTTCCACATGATCTTAAACTATTACCGCACGGGGAAGCTGCATATCCCTATGGACGTATGCGGCCCTGCATTCGAGGAGGAACTAGCTTATTGGGGCCTGGACGAGAACCAGATAGAACCATGCTGCTGGAACACGTACCGGGCCCATAGAGACGCCCAGCAGACCCTGGCGGAGTTCGAGGGCCACGACCCAGAGGGCGAGAGTGACGACGAGGAGGAATCGGCGATGAGGGAGAGGTTCGGTATCTCGGAGGACTTTGTGGAGGTCAAGAAGTCAACCTGGGAGAGGTGGAAAATCCGGATCTGGAATATCGTGGACGCACCAAGGACAAACCTACTGTCACGT aTATTTGCCATCGTGTCTGTGTTCTTCATCATTTTGTCCATTGCATCGTTCTGTCTTGAAACTCACTCCAAGTTCCGCTACGACATTTCCAGTAACAGTTCCGGAGAACCCCGGACGATCGTAGAGCAGGTCCGGAACACCCGTCCCCATGTCCTGTTTCAGGTTCTGGAGTATATGTGTATGGTATTCTTTACATTTGAAGTGACCGTCCGATTTATATCTTGTCCAAACAAATCAAAGTTCATCAAAGACTTCTACAACTGGATTGAGCTGTTTTCTGTGATTCCATTTTACTCTCTTATCATCGCGAATTGCATATCACCTGCCTTTATGACCACAGATATAGGAATTTTCATAAATGCCATGCGTTTCATTCGGATTTTCCGTATCCTGAAACTGACACGTTATTTCAGCAGCCTTAAAGTCATTGGACATACAATAAGAGCAAGTGCCAAAGAGTTGCTCCTGTTGTTCCTGGTTCTCATCATTGGAGTTCTAATTTTCGGTGTGTTAATCTACTTCGCAGAACAAATCCAAGAGGACACCCAGAATGACTTTTCAGACATTCCAATCAGTTTTTACTGGGCCGTGGAGACCATGACCACACTTGGTTACGGTGATATCGTGCCGAGAACTATGACCGGCTATATCATTGGATGCGCGTGCGCGGTTTGTGGTCTCTTGATGCTATCTCTTCCGGTCCCCATCATTGTGAGCAATTTTACACTATATTACACCCATGCACAGGCCAAAATGAAATTGccaaagaaaaataagaatattctTGTCGGCGCCGCCAACGCTTTAAAAGAGAGTTCGTTTGGGACAGTGACCCCGGTGGAAAGTAACGGGTCTGCAGGAGGGGAGTGTTGTAAAGAGTCCAGGCGGAACAGTAACGACAGTGCCCTGGGCAGCTGCAATA AATCTCCTCAAAGTATGAAAGAGCAAGTTGGTATTAGTGTTATATTTACAAACGAAACCCCGCCCGGAAATACGTCACCTGCCAGTTCCGGGTCCCCGGGACAAAAAAGGAAACTGTCTGATATCAAGGAAATACCGGGGCGGCGCTGTAGTAGTCTGGAGGCCCCGTCCCCGACCATTCACAGACTGAACCGCTCTG GAACTGGTTCCCTGCGATTGACACCTGCCAAGCGACGTTCCATCACCGTGTTTTGA
- the LOC128188769 gene encoding potassium voltage-gated channel protein Shaw-like isoform X1 codes for MDNFRRSIFAPKTSIIPIPQSRRNENKIVLNVGGVRFETYKTTLKSIPDTRLSWLSDSTGNTPEFDPVSGEFFFDRHSGMFHMILNYYRTGKLHIPMDVCGPAFEEELAYWGLDENQIEPCCWNTYRAHRDAQQTLAEFEGHDPEGESDDEEESAMRERFGISEDFVEVKKSTWERWKIRIWNIVDAPRTNLLSRIFAIVSVFFIILSIASFCLETHSKFRYDISSNSSGEPRTIVEQVRNTRPHVLFQVLEYMCMVFFTFEVTVRFISCPNKSKFIKDFYNWIELFSVIPFYSLIIANCISPAFMTTDIGIFINAMRFIRIFRILKLTRYFSSLKVIGHTIRASAKELLLLFLVLIIGVLIFGVLIYFAEQIQEDTQNDFSDIPISFYWAVETMTTLGYGDIVPRTMTGYIIGCACAVCGLLMLSLPVPIIVSNFTLYYTHAQAKMKLPKKNKNILVGAANALKESSFGTVTPVESNGSAGGECCKESRRNSNDSALGSCNSTESPQSMKEQVGISVIFTNETPPGNTSPASSGSPGQKRKLSDIKEIPGRRCSSLEAPSPTIHRLNRSGTGSLRLTPAKRRSITVF; via the exons ATGGATAACTTTAGACGGTCAATCTTTGCTCCCAAAACGTCCATCATACCTATTCCGCAGTCCAGGCGGAACGAGAACAAAATTGTGCTCAATGTCGGAGGAGTCAGGTTCGAAACCTACAAAACGACGTTAAAGAGCATCCCTGACACCCGACTGTCATGGCTGTCCGACTCCACCGGAAACACCCCGGAGTTCGACCCGGTATCCGGAGAATTCTTCTTCGACAGGCATTCCGGCATGTTCCACATGATCTTAAACTATTACCGCACGGGGAAGCTGCATATCCCTATGGACGTATGCGGCCCTGCATTCGAGGAGGAACTAGCTTATTGGGGCCTGGACGAGAACCAGATAGAACCATGCTGCTGGAACACGTACCGGGCCCATAGAGACGCCCAGCAGACCCTGGCGGAGTTCGAGGGCCACGACCCAGAGGGCGAGAGTGACGACGAGGAGGAATCGGCGATGAGGGAGAGGTTCGGTATCTCGGAGGACTTTGTGGAGGTCAAGAAGTCAACCTGGGAGAGGTGGAAAATCCGGATCTGGAATATCGTGGACGCACCAAGGACAAACCTACTGTCACGT aTATTTGCCATCGTGTCTGTGTTCTTCATCATTTTGTCCATTGCATCGTTCTGTCTTGAAACTCACTCCAAGTTCCGCTACGACATTTCCAGTAACAGTTCCGGAGAACCCCGGACGATCGTAGAGCAGGTCCGGAACACCCGTCCCCATGTCCTGTTTCAGGTTCTGGAGTATATGTGTATGGTATTCTTTACATTTGAAGTGACCGTCCGATTTATATCTTGTCCAAACAAATCAAAGTTCATCAAAGACTTCTACAACTGGATTGAGCTGTTTTCTGTGATTCCATTTTACTCTCTTATCATCGCGAATTGCATATCACCTGCCTTTATGACCACAGATATAGGAATTTTCATAAATGCCATGCGTTTCATTCGGATTTTCCGTATCCTGAAACTGACACGTTATTTCAGCAGCCTTAAAGTCATTGGACATACAATAAGAGCAAGTGCCAAAGAGTTGCTCCTGTTGTTCCTGGTTCTCATCATTGGAGTTCTAATTTTCGGTGTGTTAATCTACTTCGCAGAACAAATCCAAGAGGACACCCAGAATGACTTTTCAGACATTCCAATCAGTTTTTACTGGGCCGTGGAGACCATGACCACACTTGGTTACGGTGATATCGTGCCGAGAACTATGACCGGCTATATCATTGGATGCGCGTGCGCGGTTTGTGGTCTCTTGATGCTATCTCTTCCGGTCCCCATCATTGTGAGCAATTTTACACTATATTACACCCATGCACAGGCCAAAATGAAATTGccaaagaaaaataagaatattctTGTCGGCGCCGCCAACGCTTTAAAAGAGAGTTCGTTTGGGACAGTGACCCCGGTGGAAAGTAACGGGTCTGCAGGAGGGGAGTGTTGTAAAGAGTCCAGGCGGAACAGTAACGACAGTGCCCTGGGCAGCTGCAATAGTACGG AATCTCCTCAAAGTATGAAAGAGCAAGTTGGTATTAGTGTTATATTTACAAACGAAACCCCGCCCGGAAATACGTCACCTGCCAGTTCCGGGTCCCCGGGACAAAAAAGGAAACTGTCTGATATCAAGGAAATACCGGGGCGGCGCTGTAGTAGTCTGGAGGCCCCGTCCCCGACCATTCACAGACTGAACCGCTCTG GAACTGGTTCCCTGCGATTGACACCTGCCAAGCGACGTTCCATCACCGTGTTTTGA